A part of Ktedonobacterales bacterium genomic DNA contains:
- the mdh gene encoding malate dehydrogenase, whose protein sequence is MRKKITVVGAGMVGATLGQRIAERDYADVVLVDVIPNMPMGKALDLLEAGPVLGYDSLVIGSNGYDETAGSDIVVITSGLPRKPGMSRDDLLRKNQEIVTQVTREIVSRSPDSILIIVTNPLDAMAQLAYKVSGFPRGRVMGMAGVLDTARFRTFIAQELNVSVRDVAAYVLGGHGDTMVPLVRFTTVAGVPVSNLIPAERLAQIVQRTRDGGAEIVNLLGSGSAFYAPSAAVAQMIDSIVLDKKMILPCAVYLQGEYGMKDLFVGVPAKLGAKGVEEVIQIELTAEEAAALQKSADAVKELVGVMGI, encoded by the coding sequence ATGCGAAAGAAGATAACCGTCGTCGGGGCCGGTATGGTGGGCGCAACGCTGGGCCAGCGCATCGCTGAGCGAGATTATGCGGATGTCGTCCTGGTGGACGTGATTCCGAATATGCCGATGGGCAAGGCGCTGGATTTGCTGGAGGCTGGACCGGTGCTGGGCTATGATTCGCTGGTCATCGGCAGCAATGGCTACGACGAGACCGCCGGTTCGGATATTGTGGTGATTACCTCTGGCCTGCCACGCAAACCAGGGATGAGCCGCGACGACCTGCTGCGCAAGAATCAGGAAATCGTGACGCAGGTGACGCGGGAGATTGTCAGCCGCTCGCCTGATAGCATTCTGATCATCGTCACGAACCCATTGGACGCGATGGCGCAGTTGGCGTATAAGGTCAGCGGCTTCCCCAGGGGGCGGGTGATGGGCATGGCCGGTGTGCTTGATACGGCGCGCTTCCGCACGTTTATTGCCCAGGAACTCAATGTCTCGGTGCGTGACGTGGCCGCTTATGTGCTGGGTGGGCACGGCGATACGATGGTGCCGCTGGTGCGCTTCACAACGGTGGCGGGTGTACCAGTCTCCAACTTGATTCCCGCAGAACGCCTGGCCCAGATTGTTCAGCGCACGCGCGACGGCGGAGCCGAGATCGTCAATCTGCTGGGCAGCGGCAGCGCCTTCTACGCGCCCTCGGCGGCAGTGGCGCAGATGATTGATTCTATCGTCCTGGATAAAAAGATGATTCTGCCGTGCGCGGTGTATTTACAGGGCGAGTATGGGATGAAAGACCTGTTTGTTGGTGTGCCTGCCAAGCTGGGCGCAAAGGGCGTCGAGGAGGTCATCCAGATCGAATTGACGGCAGAGGAAGCGGCGGCGCTGCAAAAGTCAGCCGATGCCGTGAAGGAGTTGGTGGGGGTGATGGGGATTTAG
- the ftsH gene encoding ATP-dependent zinc metalloprotease FtsH: protein MNIIPSQVYRAKQVRGPNGGPNSDGPNRPTDPTNPFGGPNRPGPNPNGQPPRGGRWLVWRWLLVIVVGLILWQVATLVFTGTGTAGACAVSYGTFYQQLEDGQVKSVTIQSDQASGDFRQAVKCSDGTTNTKFQTTIPTDDQTLMTTLNQQAAKQTLDYTVKSSSDGNLWLSILINVVPWLLFIGLIFLLIRRAGAGQQNVFNFGKSRAKLIMEDRPSTTFADVAGVDEAKYELQEVVEFLKTPGKFQRLGGKIPKGVLLVGPPGTGKTLLARAVAGEAGVPFFSMSGSEFVEVLVGVGASRVRDLFDQAKKNAPCIIFIDEIDAVGRQRGTSLTTNDEREQTLNQLLVEMDGFDTHQAVVVVAATNRPDGLDQALLRPGRFDRRVTVDRPDWKGRRAILEIHSRGVPLASDVDLTQLSRTTTGMVGADLANLVNEAALLAARRNLDRVNMACFNEALDKIQLGAERPLVLSEEDLRVVAYHEGGHALVGLITPHSDPVTKVTIVPRGQALGVTQSTPLDDRYNYSKEYLRARIMMALGGRAAEDVALGSITTGAENDLQVVTGIARQMVMRWGMSEKIGTISYSDRSSPFGGIGNAEFGNREYSEETAKTIDEEVHILVEDAYTQVRALLTRYRPTLDRIAQELRRHEVIDNKQLMVILAETGVEIDTVSQEVWDLPDGDRIPRIPPASNTTSPLA, encoded by the coding sequence ATGAATATTATTCCGTCGCAAGTCTATCGCGCCAAACAGGTGCGTGGGCCAAATGGCGGCCCTAACTCTGATGGCCCTAATCGGCCAACGGATCCCACCAATCCGTTTGGTGGGCCGAACCGACCTGGGCCGAACCCGAATGGTCAGCCGCCGCGCGGTGGGCGCTGGCTGGTTTGGCGCTGGCTGCTTGTAATTGTGGTTGGTTTGATTCTGTGGCAGGTAGCCACCCTGGTCTTTACCGGGACGGGAACCGCAGGAGCCTGCGCTGTATCCTATGGAACCTTCTACCAGCAGCTTGAGGACGGCCAGGTGAAGAGTGTCACCATCCAGTCTGACCAGGCGAGCGGCGATTTCAGGCAGGCCGTGAAATGCTCGGATGGTACCACCAACACCAAGTTCCAGACGACCATTCCTACTGATGACCAGACGCTGATGACGACGCTGAACCAGCAGGCCGCAAAGCAAACGCTCGATTATACTGTGAAGTCCAGCAGTGACGGGAACCTCTGGCTTTCGATTTTGATCAATGTGGTACCCTGGCTGCTGTTTATCGGCCTGATCTTCCTGCTGATTCGCCGGGCTGGCGCGGGGCAGCAAAATGTCTTTAACTTTGGCAAGAGCCGCGCGAAGCTGATTATGGAAGACCGGCCCAGCACGACGTTTGCCGATGTCGCCGGAGTGGATGAGGCCAAGTATGAACTGCAAGAGGTCGTCGAGTTCCTGAAGACGCCCGGCAAGTTTCAGCGGCTGGGTGGCAAGATTCCCAAGGGTGTCTTGCTGGTTGGCCCCCCAGGAACTGGTAAGACCCTGCTGGCGCGTGCGGTGGCGGGTGAAGCTGGCGTACCCTTCTTCTCGATGTCTGGTTCTGAGTTTGTTGAGGTGCTGGTTGGTGTCGGCGCGAGCCGTGTCCGCGACCTGTTTGACCAGGCGAAAAAGAACGCGCCCTGCATCATCTTTATTGATGAAATTGATGCAGTAGGCCGCCAGCGTGGCACCAGTCTGACTACCAATGACGAGCGCGAGCAAACGTTGAATCAGCTGCTGGTGGAGATGGACGGCTTTGATACCCATCAGGCGGTGGTGGTCGTCGCGGCGACAAACCGCCCGGATGGACTGGATCAGGCGCTGCTGCGTCCGGGTCGGTTTGACCGCCGTGTGACGGTGGACCGGCCCGACTGGAAGGGGCGGCGGGCGATTCTGGAGATTCATTCTCGTGGCGTGCCGCTGGCGTCCGATGTGGACCTGACGCAGCTTTCGCGCACAACGACTGGTATGGTGGGCGCGGACCTGGCGAATCTGGTCAACGAGGCGGCGCTGCTGGCGGCGCGGCGCAATCTGGATCGCGTCAACATGGCCTGCTTCAACGAGGCGCTGGATAAGATTCAGCTTGGCGCTGAGCGCCCGCTGGTGCTCAGCGAGGAAGATTTGCGGGTGGTGGCCTATCATGAAGGCGGCCACGCGCTGGTTGGGCTGATTACGCCGCATTCCGATCCGGTTACGAAAGTGACGATTGTGCCACGCGGTCAGGCGCTGGGCGTCACCCAATCGACGCCGCTGGATGATCGGTATAATTACTCGAAAGAGTATCTTCGGGCGCGCATCATGATGGCGCTGGGAGGGCGCGCAGCGGAGGATGTGGCGCTTGGCTCGATCACGACGGGGGCAGAGAACGATCTCCAGGTGGTGACAGGCATTGCTCGCCAGATGGTGATGCGCTGGGGGATGAGTGAGAAGATCGGGACGATTTCTTATAGTGATCGAAGCAGCCCCTTCGGCGGCATCGGGAACGCTGAGTTCGGGAACCGCGAATATAGCGAAGAGACGGCCAAAACGATTGATGAAGAGGTCCATATCCTCGTTGAGGACGCTTATACTCAGGTAAGGGCGCTGCTCACCAGGTATCGTCCGACGCTTGATCGCATTGCCCAGGAACTCCGCAGACACGAGGTCATTGATAACAAGCAACTGATGGTTATTCTGGCTGAGACAGGAGTCGAGATCGATACCGTATCACAGGAGGTGTGGGATTTGCCTGATGGTGATCGCATACCCCGTATTCCTCCAGCGTCAAATACGACCTCACCACTGGCCTAG
- a CDS encoding GNAT family N-acetyltransferase, with protein MEDLTIRLAEARDKAAVLAFCAHTWDWGDYISEVWDEWLADSSGRLLVAILDDRPVAVEHMQMVAPGECWLEGMRVDPTVRGQGISRQLNEQAMREARGMGATIARLATRFDNVVAQRALDSGGFRQVGTYIHYTAPAEQLRGAPLPMVADEKELPALLAFLDRSNVFPATGGLMYVDWGDRTRALTSEVLQERLASGQVFTLSQWDDFQAIAICGLQDTDEQVLLVEYIDGTSEGIGRMAYGLRELAAKRGLEQVAITLPNLLMLRDALEGTGYQTEDAGFFLVYQRQLDEDEERSALSVAPGSPG; from the coding sequence GTGGAAGACCTCACGATTCGTCTGGCAGAGGCGCGAGATAAAGCAGCCGTTCTGGCGTTCTGCGCCCATACCTGGGATTGGGGCGATTACATTTCCGAGGTATGGGATGAGTGGCTGGCCGATTCATCTGGCCGACTTCTGGTCGCTATTCTCGATGATCGCCCGGTCGCTGTTGAGCATATGCAGATGGTGGCGCCTGGGGAATGCTGGCTTGAGGGTATGCGTGTGGACCCGACTGTGCGCGGCCAGGGGATTTCCAGGCAGTTAAATGAGCAGGCGATGCGCGAGGCGCGGGGGATGGGGGCAACGATTGCCCGACTGGCAACCCGCTTCGATAACGTGGTGGCGCAGCGCGCGCTGGATTCCGGCGGGTTTCGGCAGGTAGGGACATATATTCATTATACGGCTCCTGCGGAGCAGCTTCGCGGCGCTCCGCTGCCGATGGTGGCCGACGAAAAAGAGTTGCCCGCCCTGCTGGCGTTTCTTGATCGCTCCAATGTCTTTCCGGCGACTGGCGGGCTGATGTATGTGGATTGGGGGGATCGAACGCGGGCGCTGACCAGCGAGGTGTTGCAGGAGCGGCTTGCCAGTGGACAGGTATTCACTCTAAGTCAATGGGATGACTTTCAGGCTATAGCCATTTGTGGCTTGCAAGATACTGATGAGCAGGTGTTGTTGGTTGAATATATTGACGGGACCAGCGAGGGGATTGGCCGCATGGCCTATGGATTGCGTGAACTGGCGGCTAAGCGAGGATTGGAGCAGGTGGCGATCACGCTTCCAAATTTGCTGATGCTGCGCGATGCGCTGGAAGGCACAGGCTATCAAACGGAGGATGCGGGCTTTTTCCTGGTGTATCAGCGCCAATTAGATGAAGATGAAGAGCGGTCTGCTCTTTCTGTTGCGCCTGGAAGCCCTGGTTGA
- a CDS encoding FHA domain-containing serine/threonine-protein kinase — protein MLGRTIKGKNGQYKLIDVRGSGSMATVYVSRDLGSNRIYAVKILRPEIANQGEFLERFHREAQILMVLTDPHIVRPVEYGDDDDAHFIVMDYIDGSTLKEQIIADAPFAPQRALDAALQAAEGLNAAYTQKKVVHRDIKPQNILVTTRNVIKLTDFGMARAQESVTLTGSNVFMGTPYYVAPEQADDSRNADIRSDLYSLSCVLFEMLTGQVPYDGTNAVDVVVKHVRNPIPSACGFVSDLPAAFDAFFQKAMAKSPANRFQTPADFIHELDELRQLVGLSGAPASSGFGPAGSRITEEMPEASASPVIASPPREGKPASGPQGKEKPRLTLLSTGQVVYLTGNQAIIGRSDPHRQIYPEVDLSTLDTDRMVSRRQARVLQHDGRFFVEDLRALNVTRLNGVPLRPNEERELYDGDILRAGNIEIRFSLRDN, from the coding sequence ATGCTGGGCCGCACAATCAAGGGCAAGAATGGTCAATACAAACTGATCGATGTGCGTGGCAGCGGGAGCATGGCGACCGTCTATGTGAGTCGTGATCTGGGGAGCAATCGTATCTATGCTGTGAAAATCTTGCGGCCAGAGATTGCCAATCAGGGCGAGTTTTTGGAGCGTTTCCATCGTGAAGCGCAGATCCTGATGGTGCTGACGGATCCACATATTGTGCGCCCGGTGGAGTATGGGGACGATGATGACGCCCATTTTATTGTGATGGACTACATTGATGGCTCCACGTTGAAAGAACAGATTATTGCCGATGCGCCTTTTGCGCCGCAGCGCGCGCTGGATGCGGCTTTGCAAGCGGCTGAAGGATTGAACGCCGCTTATACTCAGAAGAAAGTGGTGCATCGTGACATCAAGCCGCAGAATATTCTTGTGACCACGAGAAATGTCATTAAGTTGACCGATTTCGGGATGGCGCGCGCCCAGGAGTCCGTTACGCTGACAGGATCGAACGTCTTTATGGGGACGCCCTATTATGTGGCCCCGGAGCAGGCTGATGATAGCCGTAACGCGGATATTCGCTCGGATTTATATTCGTTGTCCTGTGTCTTGTTTGAGATGTTGACCGGCCAGGTACCCTATGATGGGACCAACGCGGTGGATGTGGTCGTGAAACATGTGCGCAATCCGATCCCTTCTGCCTGCGGTTTTGTCTCCGACTTGCCTGCTGCTTTTGACGCCTTCTTTCAGAAGGCTATGGCAAAGTCGCCCGCCAATCGCTTTCAGACACCTGCGGATTTTATCCACGAGCTAGATGAGCTCAGGCAGCTTGTGGGGCTGTCTGGCGCTCCCGCCTCCAGTGGATTTGGTCCAGCAGGCAGCCGTATCACCGAAGAGATGCCTGAAGCGTCGGCATCTCCTGTTATTGCTTCTCCGCCGCGTGAAGGGAAACCGGCATCTGGCCCTCAGGGGAAGGAGAAACCGAGGCTAACGCTCCTGTCTACCGGGCAAGTGGTCTACCTCACGGGAAATCAGGCGATTATTGGGCGGAGTGATCCTCACCGGCAAATATATCCAGAGGTTGATCTGTCTACGCTCGATACTGATCGCATGGTATCCCGGCGTCAGGCCCGTGTTTTGCAACATGATGGACGATTCTTTGTGGAGGATTTGCGGGCGCTCAATGTGACGCGGCTCAATGGGGTGCCGCTGCGCCCAAATGAGGAGCGTGAATTGTATGACGGCGATATTTTGCGGGCAGGCAATATTGAGATACGCTTTAGCCTGCGCGATAATTGA